A stretch of the Mobula hypostoma chromosome 19, sMobHyp1.1, whole genome shotgun sequence genome encodes the following:
- the LOC134358941 gene encoding interferon-induced protein with tetratricopeptide repeats 1-like gives MSDTPGHLLKEKLDQLQCHFTWRPQKETIDLDDMRFRLQYSLTWGVKYQAALYNQLAFVNCLQGHFEEAIENLKEAEKILRENHKVEFERRSIITYGNFAWVHYHMGQLTEAQSYLDKLEVICKPLSDGPRYTAMIPEVYGEKGWSLLGSGAEFYEESKECFAKALEQDADNTEWIMGYARALSRLESLSGTPESRDQSQSVKHFRRVLELDPDDAVAMVLLALKLQRLRQNVEAYKLVEKVLQKTSDLPHVLRYVGKYYRQRGFVVKAIKLLKQALELTPHSGFVHHQLGLCYRRKLKYTHSRSPRNPEFQQRAELMNLCKYHFEKSFEHRQRSAIKPQLDFADICITSGEYSRAEEIYRRLVELEDIRSENIQNICLEVGLFELNQKKSETNAVSLFLKGAKIECNSIERKKCCISLEEWADRKLIINAHDSKVLGIKAFLYQLDGIRDKATEYFEKALEFDPGNEEYNSGKWKSRETQIVKTQSEMTARYEE, from the exons ATGAG CGACACACCGGGACATTTATTGAAAGAGAAGCTCGATCAGCTGCAGTGTCACTTCACATGGAGACCACAGAAGGAAACTATTGACTTGGACGATATGAGGTTCAGATTGCAATATTCTCTGACGTGGGGTGTAAAATATCAAGCTGCATTGTACAACCAACTTGCTTTTGTAAACTGTCTGCAGGGTCATTTTGAAGAAGCCATTGAAAACTTAAAGGAAGCTGAAAAGATTCTGAGGGAGAACCACAAAGTTGAATTTGAAAGAAGAAGCATCATCACCTATGGAAACTTTGCCTGGGTGCATTACCACATGGGACAGCTGACCGAGGCCCAGTCCTATCTCGACAAGCTGGAGGTGATCTGTAAACCGCTCAGTGACGGCCCTCGCTATACAGCAATGATACCTGAGGTGTACGGGGAGAAGGGATGGTCATTGTTGGGTTCTGGTGCTGAATTCTACGAGGAGTCAAAGGAATGCTTTGCAAAGGCTCTGGAGCAAGATGCTGACAACACCGAGTGGATAATGGGATATGCAAGGGCACTGTCTCGTCTGGAATCACTTTCTGGAACCCCAGAGAGTCGTGATCAGAGTCAGTCAGTGAAGCATTTCCGACGGGTACTGGAGCTTGATCcagatgatgctgtggccatGGTGCTGTTGGCTCTAAAACTGCAGAGGCTAAGGCAAAATGTGGAAGCTTACAAATTGGTTGAAAAAGTATTGCAGAagacctctgatcttccacatgTGCTTCGCTATGTTGGAAAATATTATAGACAAAGGGGATTTGTGGTGAAAGCAATCAAGCTCTTGAAACAAGCATTAGAATTAACTCCACACTCTGGTTTCGTACACCACCAACTTGGATTGTGCTACAGAAGGAAGCTGAAATATACTCATAGCAGATCTCCTCGCAATCCTGAATTTCAGCAGAGAGCTGAATTGATGAATCTATGCAAGTATCACTTTGAAAAGTCTTTTGAGCACCGTCAAAGGTCAGCTATTAAACCACAACTGGACTTTGCAGACATCTGCATAACAAGTGGGGAGTATTccagagcagaggagatttaccgtaGATTGGTGGAGTTAGAGGACATTCGATCAGAGAATATACAGAACATATGTCTGGAAGTTGGGTTATTTGAACTAAACCAGaaaaaatctgaaacaaatgCTGTTTCCCTCTTCCTGAAAGGAGCAAAAATTGAATGTAACTCAATAGAACGGAAAAAATGTTGCATCAGTTTGGAAGAGTGGGCAGATAGGAAACTTATTATAAATGCACATGACAGCAAGGTTCTTGGTATTAAAGCATTTCTGTATCAGCTGGATGGGATCAGGGATAAAGCGACTGAATActttgagaaggccttggagttTGATCCTGGCAATGAGGAATAT